Proteins encoded together in one Hymenobacter monticola window:
- a CDS encoding radical SAM protein: MPERPYTYYDFTLSLCPQCLRRIEAKIVFEDGNVFMLKRCPEHGRQKVRIATDVEYYKSIRNYVKPSETPRRFNAATHFGCPYDCGLCTDHEQHSCLTVIEITDRCNLTCPTCYAESSPTHGRHRSLDEVEAMVDLVVANEGEPDVVQISGGEPTLHPQFWEILDMCKRKPIKHLMVNTNGVRLAKDEAFVARLATYSGAFEVYLQFDSFREDVLLTMRGRDLREVRRQAIENLNKYNLSTTLVVTLQKGLNDDEMGAIIDYALKQKCIRGVTFQPTQAAGRLDNFNPETDSFSLTEVRQGIIDQSPVFTADDLLPVPCNPDALAMAYALKLDGEVFPLTRYVDPADLLTNAGNTIVYERDPRLRQHMLKLFSTANTVDTVVPEINQLLCCLPQVSAPNLSYENLFRIIILQFMDPWNFDVRAVKKSCVHIVSKDLKIIPFETMNIFYRDQEKLARLEELRAERVGIV; the protein is encoded by the coding sequence ATGCCCGAACGGCCCTACACCTACTACGACTTCACCCTCAGCCTCTGCCCACAGTGCCTGCGCCGCATCGAGGCCAAAATCGTTTTTGAGGACGGCAACGTGTTTATGCTCAAGCGCTGTCCGGAGCACGGGCGGCAGAAAGTGCGCATCGCCACTGATGTGGAGTATTACAAGAGCATTCGCAACTACGTGAAGCCCAGCGAGACGCCACGCCGCTTCAACGCCGCCACGCACTTCGGCTGCCCCTACGACTGCGGCCTCTGCACCGACCACGAGCAGCACAGCTGCCTCACCGTCATCGAGATAACCGACCGCTGCAACCTCACCTGCCCCACCTGCTACGCCGAAAGCAGCCCCACCCACGGCCGCCACCGCTCCCTCGACGAGGTGGAAGCCATGGTGGACCTGGTGGTGGCCAACGAGGGCGAGCCCGACGTGGTGCAAATTTCGGGCGGGGAGCCCACGCTGCACCCGCAGTTCTGGGAAATTCTGGACATGTGCAAGCGCAAGCCCATCAAGCACCTGATGGTGAACACCAACGGCGTGCGCCTGGCCAAGGACGAAGCTTTTGTGGCGCGGCTGGCCACGTATTCGGGCGCGTTCGAGGTGTACCTGCAGTTCGACTCTTTCCGGGAGGACGTGCTGCTGACCATGCGCGGCCGCGACCTGCGCGAGGTGCGCCGGCAGGCCATCGAGAACCTGAACAAGTACAACCTGAGCACCACGCTGGTGGTGACGTTGCAAAAGGGCCTGAACGACGACGAGATGGGCGCCATCATTGACTACGCGCTCAAGCAGAAGTGCATCCGCGGCGTCACGTTTCAGCCCACGCAGGCAGCCGGGCGGCTCGACAACTTCAACCCCGAAACCGACTCGTTTTCGCTGACGGAAGTGCGCCAGGGCATCATCGACCAAAGCCCGGTGTTCACGGCTGACGACCTGCTGCCCGTGCCCTGCAACCCTGACGCGCTGGCCATGGCCTACGCCCTCAAGCTCGACGGCGAGGTGTTCCCCCTCACCCGCTACGTCGACCCCGCCGACCTGCTCACCAACGCCGGCAACACCATCGTATATGAGCGCGACCCGCGCCTGCGCCAGCACATGCTCAAGCTCTTCAGCACGGCCAATACGGTTGACACGGTGGTGCCCGAAATCAACCAGCTGCTGTGCTGCCTGCCACAGGTGTCGGCCCCCAACCTGAGCTACGAAAACCTGTTCCGCATCATCATCCTGCAATTCATGGACCCGTGGAATTTCGACGTGCGGGCGGTGAAAAAGTCCTGCGTGCACATCGTGAGCAAAGATTTGAAAATCATCCCGTTTGAGACGATGAACATCTTCTACCGCGACCAGGAAAAGCTGGCGCGGCTGGAAGAACTGCGGGCCGAGCGGGTGGGCATCGTGTGA
- a CDS encoding beta strand repeat-containing protein, with translation MQTFLHGQPQPFVRALVRSAGRLFGAGLLLSGLAAQAQTTVFTETFEGATSSFTAANGTQPNQWVVGPAGGNGPSTVGTRSAFISNDNGTTNAYALGTASVTHLYRDVTFPAGEGAVQLSFDWQAGGESTFDYLQVFVMPTATAPVAGTALVNGAGGAVQIGDNLNFQTSFGRLTLPVPASVAGTTQRLVFTWRNDAGGGTQPPVALDNVTVTTRAAEPLSGAYTINKNLATAGTNFASFADAAARLNLDGVSGPVTLAVSNGPYTEQLLLGQIPGTSAANRVVLNGGGTTLRFAPDNAFRRAVVQLNGSDYVTLDNLVIDATGVPGGTLGTYGYGVLLTNAADNNRLTNNVINATLSSTSTSYAGVVVNGSTSSAALTGNSANNLLLEGNTINGGYYSISMFGNSTTSLNTGNIVRNNTLRDFYSYGIYTGYQDGAQFVGNDLSRPLRTSPGAFYGLYTFGGSRGQAIEKNRMHDPYTSAPGSTNLVYGIYVATSTGATAALPNDIVNNAFYNLNGNGLQYLIYNSGAANTRIYHNTILSDNQAATTSAVTYGIYNTSTGASADVKNNVVSITRSGPGAKVGLYYTVATTSNYNDIYVPSGSVGIYNTTTYATLANWQTANAAAFDQNSVSADPVLNGAATGNLTPDNVLLNNAGTPLARVTEDITGAPRGAAPDLGAYEFTAQAIDVAPVSLVSPAATSNCFGPAEAVVVQLRNNGTAPLNFATNPATVTVTAMRPNGNTQTFTGTVSTGTLASGATQTVTLGGTLDMTALGNYSFAVTATVTGDLNAANNTLPTATTRTAIQPVAGTLAIAGVTSLCGSGTTTLALAAAAGGNTQLQSSPDNVTFTDISGATAATYTTPVLTSTTYYRVRATCNANTAYSNVVTVTVNNPVISAAPSPLSACTGGTASLSATVPAGISVRYFAAAIGGTALGTGNPYVTPALTASTTYYAEAFASTTSVGGLTDNNSGNGTFSQSTFTDYALGFAVTQAGVLASTDVYPTAAGTLTIRLFSVSGSQPSGNATAVAGSDVTINVTAAQVGTRVTVPLNYALAPGEYKLATTVGGLGRYSTYVGTYPLVAPGGVLIVRGSYTLSISPSYANTTYNSFFNLTFRNECVSNARTPIQVNVTPGLVAALPAATAASCGQTPYALAGTIAGAATGATYTSNGTGTFSPNATTLNATYTPSAADVAAGTVTLTLTPTGPASPCTSTGRVVLTLTAPPVAAFSYPVGLYCTGAAAPVAPVLATGAVAGTFSSPSVGLRIDPVTGVIDLSRTTIDGTYTVINTVATSGVCGSVTSSTTITVQAGVVTPTLTAVALPGGGVQLTATAVAGATYQFFHGGTSVGPASSSNTLTLPAGLSGGYTVVVTGASGCSATSVASVVTSAATATRNGVTLRVYPTPSADGHLTVELRGLSAKTAPLTVLNALGQVVHASTTAGSATLNLSNLAAGVYTVRVLTAAGVLTQRVVRE, from the coding sequence ATGCAAACATTCTTACACGGTCAACCACAGCCATTCGTACGGGCGTTAGTTCGGTCCGCGGGACGACTTTTCGGGGCCGGCCTGCTGCTGAGCGGCCTGGCGGCGCAGGCGCAAACCACGGTGTTCACCGAAACTTTTGAGGGGGCCACCTCCAGCTTCACGGCCGCGAACGGCACCCAGCCCAACCAGTGGGTGGTGGGCCCGGCGGGCGGCAACGGCCCCAGCACGGTCGGCACCAGGTCGGCCTTCATCAGCAACGACAACGGGACGACGAATGCCTACGCGCTGGGCACGGCCTCGGTAACACACCTGTACCGCGACGTGACGTTTCCGGCGGGCGAGGGCGCGGTGCAGCTGAGCTTCGACTGGCAGGCGGGCGGCGAAAGCACCTTCGACTACCTGCAGGTGTTCGTGATGCCGACGGCGACCGCGCCCGTGGCGGGCACGGCGCTGGTGAATGGCGCGGGCGGCGCGGTGCAAATCGGCGACAACCTCAATTTCCAGACCTCGTTCGGGCGCCTCACCCTGCCGGTGCCGGCCAGCGTGGCGGGCACCACCCAACGCCTGGTGTTCACGTGGCGCAACGACGCGGGGGGCGGCACCCAGCCCCCGGTAGCACTCGACAACGTGACGGTGACTACCCGCGCGGCCGAGCCCCTGAGCGGCGCCTACACCATCAACAAGAACCTGGCCACGGCGGGCACCAACTTCGCCAGCTTCGCCGACGCGGCCGCCCGGCTGAACCTGGACGGGGTGAGCGGCCCGGTGACCTTGGCGGTCAGCAACGGGCCGTATACTGAGCAGTTGCTGCTGGGGCAGATTCCGGGCACCAGCGCCGCCAATAGGGTGGTGCTGAACGGCGGGGGCACCACCCTGCGGTTTGCGCCGGACAACGCCTTCCGGCGCGCCGTGGTGCAGCTCAACGGCAGCGACTACGTCACCCTCGACAACCTGGTGATTGACGCGACGGGCGTGCCCGGCGGCACGCTGGGCACCTACGGCTACGGGGTGCTGCTGACCAACGCGGCCGACAACAACCGCCTGACCAACAACGTCATCAACGCCACCCTGAGCTCAACATCGACCAGCTACGCGGGCGTGGTGGTGAACGGCTCGACCAGCAGCGCCGCCCTCACTGGCAACTCGGCCAACAACCTGCTGCTGGAGGGCAACACCATCAACGGCGGCTACTACAGCATTTCGATGTTCGGCAACAGCACCACGTCGCTGAATACGGGCAATATTGTGCGCAACAACACTTTGCGCGACTTCTACAGCTACGGCATTTACACGGGCTACCAGGATGGGGCCCAGTTCGTGGGCAACGACTTGAGCCGGCCGCTGCGCACCAGCCCTGGCGCGTTTTACGGGCTCTACACGTTCGGCGGCTCGCGGGGCCAGGCCATTGAGAAAAACCGAATGCACGACCCTTACACGTCCGCGCCAGGCTCAACCAATCTGGTGTACGGCATTTACGTGGCAACCAGCACCGGGGCCACGGCCGCCCTGCCTAATGACATCGTGAACAACGCGTTCTACAACCTGAATGGCAACGGCCTGCAGTACCTGATTTATAATTCAGGGGCTGCTAATACCCGGATTTATCACAACACCATTCTCTCCGACAACCAAGCGGCCACTACGTCGGCTGTTACTTATGGCATTTACAACACCAGCACCGGCGCCAGTGCCGACGTCAAAAACAACGTCGTGAGCATCACGCGGTCGGGGCCCGGCGCCAAGGTTGGCTTGTACTACACCGTGGCCACCACCAGCAACTACAACGACATCTACGTGCCCAGCGGCAGCGTGGGCATCTACAACACAACGACCTACGCCACGCTGGCCAACTGGCAAACGGCCAACGCCGCGGCCTTCGACCAGAACAGCGTCTCGGCCGACCCGGTGCTGAACGGAGCCGCTACCGGCAACCTCACCCCCGACAACGTGCTGCTCAACAACGCCGGCACGCCGCTGGCCCGCGTCACAGAAGACATTACGGGTGCCCCACGCGGCGCGGCGCCAGACCTGGGCGCTTATGAATTCACGGCCCAGGCCATTGATGTGGCCCCGGTGAGTCTGGTAAGCCCGGCCGCCACCTCTAACTGCTTCGGCCCGGCCGAGGCCGTGGTGGTGCAGCTGCGCAACAACGGCACCGCCCCGCTGAACTTCGCCACCAATCCGGCCACAGTGACGGTGACTGCCATGCGGCCCAATGGCAACACCCAGACTTTCACAGGCACCGTGAGCACGGGCACGCTGGCCAGCGGCGCCACCCAGACCGTGACGCTGGGCGGCACGCTCGACATGACGGCGCTGGGCAACTACTCGTTTGCCGTGACGGCCACGGTCACCGGCGACCTCAACGCGGCCAACAACACGCTGCCCACGGCTACCACGCGCACGGCTATCCAGCCCGTGGCCGGCACGCTGGCCATAGCCGGGGTGACCAGTCTGTGCGGAAGCGGCACTACCACGCTGGCGCTGGCGGCCGCGGCCGGCGGCAACACCCAGTTGCAAAGCAGCCCCGACAACGTGACGTTTACCGACATCAGCGGGGCCACGGCGGCCACCTACACCACGCCGGTGCTCACCAGCACCACCTACTACCGCGTGCGCGCCACCTGCAACGCCAACACCGCCTACAGCAACGTGGTAACCGTGACGGTGAACAACCCGGTGATTTCGGCGGCACCTTCACCTCTGAGCGCCTGCACGGGGGGCACGGCCTCGCTTTCGGCCACGGTGCCGGCGGGCATTTCGGTGCGCTACTTTGCGGCGGCCATCGGCGGCACGGCCCTGGGCACGGGCAACCCCTACGTGACGCCGGCCCTCACGGCCAGCACCACCTACTATGCCGAAGCTTTCGCTTCCACCACCAGCGTGGGCGGCCTTACCGACAACAACTCCGGCAACGGCACCTTCTCGCAGTCGACGTTTACCGACTATGCGCTGGGCTTTGCCGTGACGCAGGCCGGGGTACTGGCTTCAACTGATGTTTACCCCACGGCGGCGGGCACGCTCACCATCCGCCTGTTCTCGGTGAGCGGCAGCCAACCCTCGGGGAATGCCACGGCCGTGGCCGGCTCCGACGTAACCATCAACGTGACGGCGGCCCAGGTAGGCACGCGCGTGACGGTGCCGCTGAACTACGCGCTGGCGCCGGGCGAATACAAGCTGGCCACCACCGTGGGCGGCCTGGGGCGCTACAGCACCTACGTGGGCACCTACCCGCTGGTGGCGCCGGGCGGCGTGCTCATTGTGCGGGGTTCCTACACGCTGTCGATTTCCCCCTCATACGCCAACACCACCTACAACAGCTTCTTCAACCTGACCTTCCGGAATGAATGTGTGAGCAACGCCCGCACGCCCATTCAGGTGAACGTGACGCCGGGCCTGGTGGCAGCGCTGCCCGCCGCCACGGCCGCCAGCTGCGGCCAGACGCCCTACGCGCTGGCCGGTACCATTGCCGGCGCGGCCACGGGCGCTACCTACACCAGCAATGGCACGGGCACCTTCTCGCCCAACGCCACCACCCTCAACGCCACCTACACGCCCTCGGCCGCCGACGTGGCCGCCGGCACCGTGACGCTGACCCTGACGCCCACCGGCCCTGCCTCGCCCTGCACCTCCACGGGCCGGGTGGTGCTCACGCTCACGGCGCCGCCCGTCGCGGCCTTTAGCTATCCGGTGGGGCTGTACTGCACCGGCGCGGCCGCACCTGTGGCACCCGTGCTGGCCACAGGCGCGGTGGCCGGTACGTTCAGCAGCCCCAGCGTGGGCCTGCGCATCGACCCAGTGACGGGCGTCATTGACCTGTCGCGCACCACCATCGACGGCACGTATACCGTTATTAATACGGTAGCCACCAGCGGCGTGTGCGGCAGCGTCACGTCTTCCACCACCATCACCGTGCAAGCGGGCGTGGTCACGCCCACCCTCACGGCCGTGGCGCTGCCCGGTGGCGGGGTGCAGCTTACGGCTACGGCCGTAGCAGGGGCCACGTACCAGTTTTTCCACGGCGGCACGTCGGTGGGCCCAGCCAGCAGCAGCAATACCCTGACGCTGCCCGCCGGCCTGAGCGGCGGCTACACGGTGGTCGTCACGGGCGCCTCGGGCTGCTCGGCTACTTCGGTGGCTTCGGTGGTGACGTCTGCCGCCACAGCCACACGCAACGGTGTGACGCTGCGCGTGTACCCCACGCCTTCCGCCGACGGCCATCTTACGGTGGAGCTGCGCGGCCTCTCGGCCAAAACGGCTCCCCTGACCGTGCTCAACGCCTTGGGGCAAGTAGTGCATGCCAGCACGACCGCCGGCTCCGCCACTCTGAACCTGAGCAACCTGGCGGCCGGCGTGTACACGGTGCGGGTGCTCACGGCCGCGGGTGTCCTCACGCAGCGGGTGGTGCGGGAGTAG
- a CDS encoding SDR family NAD(P)-dependent oxidoreductase: MKEHKRTSSTNWLLAAGLGAAALAATLWGNRRGSYDLNRRVVLITGGSRGLGLVLARQAVAEGARVAICARDEAELARARQDLLMAGAAEADVLTVARDITNETEVRTMVAEVESRLGPVDVLINNAGIIVGGPLDNMDLRDFEDSMAVHFWAPLHAMQAVLPSMRRRGAGRIVNISSLGGKVALPHMAPYSASKFALVGLSEGFRAELRQHGVSVTTVCPGLLRTGSPDHAIVKGQHEKEFAWFSIADSLPGFTLSAEQAARQIWNACRRGDGEIILSLPAKFLAAFHGLLPGTTTDILSWMNRALPATGESAAANVRRSGFESESDLTRSPLTALTRKAAEKNNEV, encoded by the coding sequence ATGAAAGAACACAAGCGCACTTCTTCGACGAATTGGCTGCTGGCCGCCGGCCTGGGCGCGGCCGCCCTGGCCGCCACGCTGTGGGGCAACCGCCGCGGCTCCTACGACCTGAACCGGCGCGTGGTGCTCATCACCGGCGGCTCGCGCGGGCTGGGCCTGGTGCTGGCCCGCCAGGCCGTGGCCGAGGGGGCCCGCGTGGCCATCTGCGCCCGCGACGAAGCCGAACTGGCCCGCGCCCGCCAGGACCTGCTGATGGCCGGCGCCGCCGAAGCCGATGTGCTGACCGTGGCCCGCGACATCACCAACGAAACCGAAGTGCGCACCATGGTGGCCGAAGTTGAATCCCGCCTTGGCCCAGTAGACGTCCTTATCAACAACGCCGGCATCATTGTGGGCGGCCCGCTCGACAACATGGACCTGCGCGACTTCGAAGACTCGATGGCCGTGCACTTTTGGGCGCCGCTACACGCCATGCAGGCCGTGCTGCCCAGCATGCGCCGCCGCGGGGCCGGCCGCATCGTCAATATTTCTTCGCTGGGCGGCAAGGTGGCGCTGCCGCACATGGCCCCCTACAGCGCCAGCAAGTTTGCGCTGGTGGGCCTGTCGGAAGGCTTCCGGGCCGAGCTGCGGCAGCACGGCGTATCGGTCACGACGGTGTGCCCCGGCCTGCTGCGCACCGGCAGCCCCGACCACGCCATCGTGAAGGGCCAGCACGAAAAGGAGTTTGCCTGGTTCAGCATCGCCGACTCGCTGCCCGGCTTCACGCTCAGCGCCGAGCAGGCCGCCCGCCAAATCTGGAACGCCTGCCGCCGCGGCGACGGCGAAATCATCCTTTCGCTGCCGGCCAAATTCCTGGCCGCTTTCCACGGCCTGCTGCCCGGCACCACCACCGACATCCTGAGCTGGATGAACCGTGCCCTGCCCGCCACCGGCGAAAGCGCCGCCGCCAATGTGCGCCGCAGCGGCTTCGAAAGCGAGTCGGACCTGACCCGCTCGCCACTCACGGCCCTCACGCGCAAAGCAGCGGAGAAGAATAATGAAGTGTAA
- a CDS encoding tetratricopeptide repeat protein has translation MAPACGYGQPASGKTAGDCASKAYQDTLVARYLDRGAHRISYLDPRWAQYCDSLIAACPNIAYAYQQKAMPLIKCGDYAKSMPLIDKAVALDETRYLAYRGFLKCIFTKDYTGAITDFQRVAKLKPNGREMDHTFAFFEGACELELGHYKLAEKAFAADMALQRGADGQGSIHFNTLWYAGVAAARLKQYAQAQAYLQQCLKAYPQHPEANYYLALNYQAQGQPALARQHLETAQRALIGGYRLNEDNIFYANYPEQITEYEVTQALKNDVGAGLAPAHR, from the coding sequence TTGGCGCCGGCTTGTGGCTACGGCCAGCCGGCCAGCGGTAAAACAGCTGGCGACTGCGCCAGCAAAGCCTACCAGGACACGCTAGTGGCCCGCTACCTCGACCGGGGCGCGCACCGCATCAGCTACCTCGACCCGCGCTGGGCGCAGTACTGCGACAGCCTGATTGCCGCTTGCCCCAACATCGCCTACGCCTACCAGCAGAAGGCCATGCCGCTGATTAAATGCGGCGACTACGCCAAGTCCATGCCGCTGATAGACAAAGCCGTGGCACTTGATGAAACCCGCTACCTGGCGTACCGGGGCTTTCTGAAGTGCATTTTCACGAAGGACTACACCGGGGCCATAACAGATTTCCAGCGCGTGGCCAAGCTCAAGCCCAACGGCCGCGAGATGGACCACACCTTCGCCTTTTTTGAGGGTGCTTGCGAGTTGGAGCTGGGCCACTACAAGTTGGCCGAAAAAGCCTTTGCCGCTGACATGGCCCTGCAGCGCGGCGCCGACGGGCAGGGCTCCATTCATTTCAATACGCTGTGGTATGCCGGTGTGGCAGCGGCCCGCCTCAAGCAGTACGCGCAAGCCCAGGCCTACCTGCAGCAGTGCCTGAAGGCCTACCCGCAGCACCCGGAGGCCAACTATTACCTGGCCCTGAACTACCAGGCGCAGGGACAGCCCGCGCTGGCGCGGCAGCACCTGGAAACCGCGCAGCGCGCCCTGATTGGCGGCTACCGGCTGAACGAGGACAATATTTTCTACGCCAACTACCCGGAGCAAATAACGGAGTACGAAGTGACGCAGGCACTAAAAAACGATGTAGGGGCGGGGCTCGCCCCCGCCCATCGTTGA
- a CDS encoding prolipoprotein diacylglyceryl transferase: MHFPVELALGPARLPVHLLCEVLAYALGYRLYQRLRAGHPDRISDAHRQWIFVGAAAGALLGSRLLGLLEHPELLVHPPGGSLYYFTNKTIVGGFLGGLIGVEITKKRLGVTASSGDLMVFPIILGLAIGRLGCFFSGLEDGTYGTATALPWGINFGDGVRRHPTNLYEILFLGALGLGLWALERQRGPLANGRRFQLFLSSYLLFRLLVEFIKPTAALPGLGLTAIQWACVAGLGYYVWGWMRQPPRPQNQLDNAPLRSAK, from the coding sequence ATGCATTTTCCCGTCGAGCTAGCCCTGGGCCCCGCCCGCCTGCCCGTGCACCTGCTGTGCGAGGTGTTGGCCTACGCCCTGGGCTACCGCCTCTACCAACGCCTGCGTGCCGGCCACCCCGACCGCATCAGCGACGCGCACCGGCAGTGGATTTTCGTGGGCGCCGCGGCCGGAGCGCTGCTGGGCTCGCGCCTGCTGGGCCTGCTGGAACACCCCGAGCTGCTGGTGCACCCGCCCGGCGGCTCGCTCTACTACTTCACCAACAAAACCATCGTGGGCGGCTTCCTGGGCGGCCTCATTGGCGTGGAAATCACCAAAAAGCGCCTGGGCGTGACGGCCAGCAGCGGCGACCTCATGGTGTTTCCCATTATTCTCGGCCTGGCCATCGGCCGCCTCGGCTGCTTCTTCAGCGGGCTGGAAGACGGCACCTACGGCACGGCCACGGCCCTGCCCTGGGGCATCAACTTCGGCGATGGCGTGCGCCGCCACCCCACCAACCTCTACGAAATCCTGTTTCTGGGGGCGCTGGGGCTGGGGCTGTGGGCCCTGGAGCGGCAACGCGGCCCGCTGGCCAATGGGCGGCGGTTCCAGCTATTTCTGAGCAGCTACCTGTTGTTTCGGCTGCTGGTGGAGTTCATCAAGCCCACGGCGGCGCTGCCAGGGTTGGGCCTCACGGCCATTCAGTGGGCGTGCGTAGCGGGGCTGGGGTATTATGTTTGGGGATGGATGCGACAGCCGCCGCGTCCTCAAAACCAGCTTGATAACGCCCCGTTACGTTCTGCCAAGTAA
- a CDS encoding PhzF family phenazine biosynthesis protein, translated as MPHLPFLLVDAFTTEPLRGNPCAVVLDADDLAPSLRQRLAREFNQSETAFVNRAAPGSTEFTVRFFTPAEEIPLAGHPTIATVTALLHAGRVALPAAGGALALTLHLLHGPIRVDVLPGVAGAPGLVWMTQRQPVFGATHAPEAVLPLFGLTPDDLLPGAPIQTVSTGTPQLMILLRDHAALRRAHVADAAALGRYRAGSDFFSPHLFCLGGATPAGHTFARHFGTPPDVSEDPVTGSATGGMAAYLWHHGYIDSADFIAEQGHDMGRAGTVQVRVHGPREAIESVQIGGTGVVVLEGGLRADL; from the coding sequence ATGCCCCATTTGCCTTTCCTGCTGGTCGATGCCTTTACCACCGAGCCTTTGCGCGGCAACCCCTGCGCTGTGGTGCTCGATGCCGACGACCTCGCCCCGAGCTTGCGCCAGCGCCTGGCCCGCGAGTTCAACCAGTCGGAAACGGCTTTCGTGAACCGCGCCGCGCCGGGCAGCACCGAGTTCACGGTGCGCTTCTTCACGCCGGCCGAAGAGATTCCGCTGGCCGGCCATCCCACCATTGCCACCGTCACGGCCCTGCTGCACGCCGGCCGGGTGGCGCTGCCGGCAGCCGGCGGGGCCCTCGCACTCACCTTGCACCTGCTGCACGGCCCCATTCGGGTAGATGTGCTGCCGGGCGTGGCCGGTGCGCCGGGCCTGGTGTGGATGACGCAGCGCCAACCCGTTTTCGGCGCCACGCATGCCCCGGAAGCGGTGCTGCCGCTCTTCGGCCTCACGCCCGACGACCTGCTGCCCGGCGCGCCCATCCAGACGGTGAGCACCGGCACGCCGCAGCTCATGATACTGCTGCGCGACCACGCCGCCCTGCGCCGCGCCCACGTAGCCGATGCCGCCGCCCTGGGCCGCTACCGCGCCGGCAGCGATTTCTTCAGCCCGCACTTGTTTTGCCTGGGCGGGGCCACGCCGGCCGGCCACACCTTCGCCCGCCACTTCGGCACCCCGCCCGACGTGTCGGAAGACCCCGTGACGGGCTCGGCCACGGGCGGCATGGCGGCCTACCTCTGGCACCACGGCTATATTGATTCGGCCGATTTCATTGCCGAACAGGGCCACGACATGGGCCGCGCCGGCACCGTGCAGGTGCGGGTGCACGGCCCGCGCGAGGCCATCGAATCGGTGCAGATTGGCGGCACGGGCGTGGTGGTGCTGGAAGGCGGGCTGCGGGCGGATTTGTAG
- the mutM gene encoding DNA-formamidopyrimidine glycosylase, whose protein sequence is MPELPEVETYRRFIDELAVGQTIAAVQVNDAHVLATPEAELRAGLVGRTITGTSRLGKNCFLELENGKVLVLHFGMTGDVGAYRDEPDAPRFTRVALHLADSGLRLAFIDPRKFGRIRLADSAAAHQAAKKIGPDALAISAAELHQKLSRRKTLLKPLLLDQGITAGLGNWIVDEVLFQAKIHPERIGASLTEKEGKALHDAVQLVLNTAINQEANYRHFPASFLIHAREWDTSPTPASDDAHTFCPRHPKVKIDKYYVGGRATYVCPKCQPAPQV, encoded by the coding sequence GTGCCTGAATTACCCGAAGTCGAAACCTACCGCCGATTTATTGACGAGCTGGCCGTGGGCCAAACCATTGCTGCCGTGCAGGTGAACGATGCCCACGTGCTGGCAACGCCCGAAGCCGAGCTGCGCGCTGGCCTGGTGGGCCGCACCATCACGGGCACCTCGCGCCTGGGCAAAAACTGCTTTCTGGAGCTGGAAAACGGCAAAGTGTTGGTGCTTCACTTCGGCATGACCGGCGACGTGGGCGCTTACCGCGACGAGCCCGACGCCCCGCGCTTCACCCGCGTGGCCCTGCACCTCGCCGATTCCGGCTTACGCCTAGCCTTCATCGACCCGCGCAAGTTTGGTCGCATCCGGCTGGCCGACAGCGCCGCCGCGCACCAAGCTGCCAAAAAAATCGGCCCCGATGCGCTGGCCATCAGCGCCGCCGAGCTGCACCAGAAGCTCAGCCGCCGCAAGACCCTGCTCAAACCGCTGCTGCTCGACCAGGGCATCACCGCCGGCCTCGGCAACTGGATTGTGGATGAGGTGCTTTTCCAGGCCAAAATTCACCCCGAGCGCATCGGCGCCTCACTCACCGAAAAGGAAGGCAAAGCCCTGCACGACGCCGTGCAGCTGGTGCTAAACACCGCCATCAATCAGGAAGCCAACTACCGGCATTTTCCGGCCTCTTTCCTCATCCATGCCCGTGAGTGGGACACTTCGCCCACACCCGCCAGCGACGACGCCCACACCTTCTGCCCGCGCCACCCCAAGGTGAAAATCGACAAGTACTACGTGGGCGGCCGGGCCACCTACGTATGCCCCAAGTGCCAACCCGCGCCGCAGGTCTGA